The Fusarium graminearum PH-1 chromosome 2, whole genome shotgun sequence genome includes a region encoding these proteins:
- a CDS encoding ATP-dependent rRNA helicase RRP3 translates to MNGAKRRKVAQDTPRNTKPVAQEKPARAEPKPSSDEESEEESATLEEPSAEETAVDAPKKTFKDLGVNDALCEACEKLNYKYPTPIQEKSIPVALQGRDIIGLAETGSGKTAAFALPVLQALLDKPQPLFGLVLAPTRELATQIGQAFEALGSLISLRCAVIVGGLDMVPQAIALGKKPHIVVATPGRLVDHLEKTKGFSLRTLKYLIMDEADRLLDMDFGPSIDKILKFVPRERRTYLFSATISSKIESLQRASLRDPVKVSISSNKYQTVSTLLQNYLFIPHPQKDVHLIYLINEHAGQSTIVFTRTVWETQRVSILLRTLGFGAIPLHGQLSQSSRLGALNKFRSGTRDILVATDVAARGLDIPSVDVVLNYDLPQDSKTYIHRVGRTARAGKSGVAISLVTQYDLEIYLRIEAALGKKLAEYPTEKEEVMAFQSRVEEAQRIARIEMKSFTEERGKKGSTLKGGRGKKGGKRGRDDMDREEG, encoded by the exons ATGAACGGCGCAAAGAGGAGAAAGGTCGCGCAAGATACGCCCAGAAATACAAAGCCCGTTGCCCAAGAGAAGCCTGCCCGGGCTGAACCTAAGCCTTCCAGCGACGAGGAATCCGAGGAAGAGTCTGCGACTCTAGAGGAGCCTTCAGCAGAGGAGACGGCTGTTgatgctcccaagaagaCCTTCAAGGATCTG GGAGTCAACGATGCTCTATGCGAAGCCTGTGAGAAGCTCAACTACAAGTACCCCACGCCCATTCAAGAAAAGTCCATCCCCGTCGCTCTCCAGGGCCGAGATATCATTGGTCTCGCCGAAACAGGTAGTGGAAAGACAGCAGCATTTGCCCTGCCTGTTCTTCAGGCCCTTCTCGACAAGCCTCAGCCTCTCTTCGGTCTCGTCCTCGCCCCGACTCGTGAATTGGCAACCCAGATTGGACAAGCCTTTGAGGCTCTCGGTTCGCTTATCTCATTACGATGCGCTGTAATTGTCGGAGGTCTGGATATGGTTCCTCAGGCAATTGCacttggaaagaagcctCACATTGTCGTTGCGACACCTGGTCGTCTTGTGGATCATCTTGAGAAGACCAAGGGCTTTTCCCTGCGAACTCTCAAGTACCTGATCATGGACGAGGCTGATCGTCTTCTTGACATGGACTTTGGACCCAGTattgacaagatcctcaagTTCGTTCCTCGAGAGCGACGCACATACCTCTTCTCTGCAACAATCAGCTCCAAGATCGAAAGCTTGCAGCGTGCCAGTTTGAGGGATCCCGTCAAAGTGAGCATCAGCTCCAACAAGTACCAGACCGTCTCCACCCTGCTGCAGAATTACCTCTTCATCCCTCATCCCCAGAAGGATGTCCATCTTATCTACTTGATCAATGAGCACGCCGGACAGTCTACAATCGTCTTCACACGAACCGTGTGGGAGACGCAGCGCGTTTCCATCTTACTACGAACACTTGGTTTCGGTGCAATTCCACTCCACGGTCAACTTTCTCAGTCATCCCGTCTAGGAGCCCTCAACAAGTTCCGTTCCGGCACACGAGATATCCTGGTCGCCACTGATGTCGCCGCCCGTGGTCTGGATATTCCTTCAgtcgatgttgttctcaactACGATTTGCCCCAGGACTCCAAGACATACATCCACAGAGTCGGACGAACCGCTCGTGCTGGAAAGTCCGGTGTTGCCATCAGCTTGGTGACCCAGTACGATCTCGAGATCTACCTCCGAATCGAGGCCGCTCTCGGCAAGAAGCTCGCGGAGTACCCAacagagaaggaggaagttATGGCTTTCCAGTCACGAGTCGAGGAGGCTCAGCGAATCGCTAGAATCGAAATGAAGTCGTTCACCGAGGAGAGGGGCAAGAAGGGCAGCACATTGAAGGGTGGCCGTGGCAAGAAGGGTGGCAAGAGAGGCAGAGATGACATGGACAGGGAGGAGGGATAA